Proteins from a genomic interval of Neovison vison isolate M4711 chromosome 4, ASM_NN_V1, whole genome shotgun sequence:
- the TMEM68 gene encoding transmembrane protein 68 isoform X1 — MINKNQTCGTGQDSMPYMTCLIHILEEWFGVEQLEDYLNFANYLLWVFTPLILLILPYFTIFLLYLTIIFLHIYKRKNVLKEAYSHNLWDGARKTVATLWDGHAAVWHGYEVHGMEKIPEEGPALIIFYHGAIPIDFYYFMAKIFIHKGRTCRVVADHFVFKIPGFSLLLDVFCALHGPREKCVEILRSGHLLAISPGGVREALISDETYNIIWGNRKGFAQVAIDAKVMRKLRHREMKGWRDRVIQQGRSRAEHTVQDCRQPRLLPSLTAFHSESADLEPIIPMFTQNIREGFRSLGGTRLFRWLYEKFRYPFAPMYGGFPVKLRTYLGDPIPYDPKITAEELAEKTKNALQALIDKHQRIPGNIMSALLERFHKKQKND; from the exons atgataaacaaaaatcaaacctGTGGCACAGGACAGGATTCTATGCCCTATATGACTTGTCTGATTCACATACTTGAAGAATGGTTTGGTGTGGAACAGTTGGAGGACTATTTGAATTTTGCAAACTATCTCTTGTGGGTTTTTACACCACTAATACTTTTAATACTTCCTTACTTTACTATCTTTCTTCTCTATCTTACTATTATTTTCTTACACATTTATAAGAGGAAGAATGTATTAAAAGAAGCCTACTCTCATAATTTATGGGATGGTGCAAGGAAGACGGTGGCAACTCTTTGGGATGGACATGCGGCGGTTTGGCACG GGTATGAAGTTCATGGGATGGAAAAAATACCAGAAGAAGGACCAGCACTTATCATTTTTTATCATGGAGCTATTCCTATAGATTTTTACTACTTCATGGCTAAAATTTTTATCCACAAAGGCAGAACTTGCCGCGTAGTAGCTGATCACTTTGTCTTTAAAATCCCAG GGTTTAGTTTATTACTTGATGTATTTTGTGCTCTACATGGaccaagagaaaaatgtgttGAAATTCTGAGGAGTGGTCACTTGTTAGCTATTTCACCAGGTGGAGTTCGAGAAGCCCTAATTAGTGATGAAACCTACAACATCATTTGGGGTAATCGTAAAGGCTTCGCTCAGGTTGCAATTGATGCAAAAGTG atgaggaaactcaggcacagagagatgaagggaTGGAGGGATCGGGTCATACAGCAAGGCAGAAGCAGAGCAGAGCATACAGTTCAGGACTGCAGGCAACCGCGACTGTTGCCATCCCTGACTGCATTTCACAGTGAGTCTGCTGACCTTGAG CCCATTATTCCTATGTTTACACAAAATATTCGAGAAGGATTTAGATCACTTGGAGGAACAA GGCTATTTAGGTGGCTTTATGAAAAATTCCGCTATCCATTTGCTCCAATGTATGGCGGTTTTCCAGTGAAATTACGTACCTATTTAGGTGATCCTATTCCCTATGATCCAAAGATAACAGCAGAAGAATTAGCTGAGAAg
- the TMEM68 gene encoding transmembrane protein 68 isoform X3 gives MINKNQTCGTGQDSMPYMTCLIHILEEWFGVEQLEDYLNFANYLLWVFTPLILLILPYFTIFLLYLTIIFLHIYKRKNVLKEAYSHNLWDGARKTVATLWDGHAAVWHGYEVHGMEKIPEEGPALIIFYHGAIPIDFYYFMAKIFIHKGRTCRVVADHFVFKIPGFSLLLDVFCALHGPREKCVEILRSGHLLAISPGGVREALISDETYNIIWGNRKGFAQVAIDAKVMRKLRHREMKGWRDRVIQQGRSRAEHTVQDCRQPRLLPSLTAFHSESADLEPIIPMFTQNIREGFRSLGGTNKECSSSFD, from the exons atgataaacaaaaatcaaacctGTGGCACAGGACAGGATTCTATGCCCTATATGACTTGTCTGATTCACATACTTGAAGAATGGTTTGGTGTGGAACAGTTGGAGGACTATTTGAATTTTGCAAACTATCTCTTGTGGGTTTTTACACCACTAATACTTTTAATACTTCCTTACTTTACTATCTTTCTTCTCTATCTTACTATTATTTTCTTACACATTTATAAGAGGAAGAATGTATTAAAAGAAGCCTACTCTCATAATTTATGGGATGGTGCAAGGAAGACGGTGGCAACTCTTTGGGATGGACATGCGGCGGTTTGGCACG GGTATGAAGTTCATGGGATGGAAAAAATACCAGAAGAAGGACCAGCACTTATCATTTTTTATCATGGAGCTATTCCTATAGATTTTTACTACTTCATGGCTAAAATTTTTATCCACAAAGGCAGAACTTGCCGCGTAGTAGCTGATCACTTTGTCTTTAAAATCCCAG GGTTTAGTTTATTACTTGATGTATTTTGTGCTCTACATGGaccaagagaaaaatgtgttGAAATTCTGAGGAGTGGTCACTTGTTAGCTATTTCACCAGGTGGAGTTCGAGAAGCCCTAATTAGTGATGAAACCTACAACATCATTTGGGGTAATCGTAAAGGCTTCGCTCAGGTTGCAATTGATGCAAAAGTG atgaggaaactcaggcacagagagatgaagggaTGGAGGGATCGGGTCATACAGCAAGGCAGAAGCAGAGCAGAGCATACAGTTCAGGACTGCAGGCAACCGCGACTGTTGCCATCCCTGACTGCATTTCACAGTGAGTCTGCTGACCTTGAG CCCATTATTCCTATGTTTACACAAAATATTCGAGAAGGATTTAGATCACTTGGAGGAACAA